The following coding sequences lie in one Arachis hypogaea cultivar Tifrunner chromosome 4, arahy.Tifrunner.gnm2.J5K5, whole genome shotgun sequence genomic window:
- the LOC112796279 gene encoding uncharacterized protein isoform X3 translates to MEKKTGKLLLEIWGKCLRRLPAISGSYKAADGYAFQDAVGRSLEEIFNIVLGGCLVFFLSYKLMEKLCNRWSKIGQWSRLNAKMPLY, encoded by the exons ATGGAAAAGAAAACAGGAAAGCTGCTATTGGAGATTTGGGGAAAATGTCTCCGTCGTCTTCCTGCTATCAGTGGAAG TTATAAAGCGGCAGATGGATATGCCTTTCAG GATGCAGTTGGAAGATCTTTAGAAGAAATCTTCAACATTGTTCTAGGTGGATGTCTTGTGTTCTTCCTAAGTTATAAATTGATGGAGAAATTATGCAACCGTTGGTCTAAAATAGGTCAATGGTCTCGACTAAATGCAAAAATGCCCCTTTAT taa
- the LOC112796279 gene encoding uncharacterized protein isoform X2, producing the protein MEKKTGKLLLEIWGKCLRRLPAISGSGICFVWPSVISTGPGNYPLNESYKAADGYAFQDAVGRSLEEIFNIVLGGCLVFFLSYKLMEKLCNRWSKIGQWSRLNAKMPLY; encoded by the exons ATGGAAAAGAAAACAGGAAAGCTGCTATTGGAGATTTGGGGAAAATGTCTCCGTCGTCTTCCTGCTATCAGTGGAAG TGGAATTTGTTTTGTGTGGCCTTCTGTAATCTCCACTGGTCCTGGTAATTATCCTTTGAATGAAAGTTATAAAGCGGCAGATGGATATGCCTTTCAG GATGCAGTTGGAAGATCTTTAGAAGAAATCTTCAACATTGTTCTAGGTGGATGTCTTGTGTTCTTCCTAAGTTATAAATTGATGGAGAAATTATGCAACCGTTGGTCTAAAATAGGTCAATGGTCTCGACTAAATGCAAAAATGCCCCTTTAT taa
- the LOC112796279 gene encoding uncharacterized protein isoform X1 yields the protein MNGKENRKAAIGDLGKMSPSSSCYQWKVSEVLLVMLLSGICFVWPSVISTGPGNYPLNESYKAADGYAFQDAVGRSLEEIFNIVLGGCLVFFLSYKLMEKLCNRWSKIGQWSRLNAKMPLY from the exons ATGAATGGAAAAGAAAACAGGAAAGCTGCTATTGGAGATTTGGGGAAAATGTCTCCGTCGTCTTCCTGCTATCAGTGGAAGGTTAGTGAAG TGTTACTTGTTATGCTACTTAGTGGAATTTGTTTTGTGTGGCCTTCTGTAATCTCCACTGGTCCTGGTAATTATCCTTTGAATGAAAGTTATAAAGCGGCAGATGGATATGCCTTTCAG GATGCAGTTGGAAGATCTTTAGAAGAAATCTTCAACATTGTTCTAGGTGGATGTCTTGTGTTCTTCCTAAGTTATAAATTGATGGAGAAATTATGCAACCGTTGGTCTAAAATAGGTCAATGGTCTCGACTAAATGCAAAAATGCCCCTTTAT taa
- the LOC112796272 gene encoding stilbene synthase 3-like, whose translation MVAVNDIRKVQQRAEGPATVLAIGTANPPNCVDQSTYADYYFRVTNSEHMTDLKKKFQRICERTMIKNRHMYLTEEILKENPNMCAYKALSLDAREDMMIREVPRVGKEAATKAIKEWGQPMSKITHLIFCTTSGVALPGVDYELIVLLGLDPCVKRYMMYHQGCFAGGTVLRLAKDLAENNKDARVLIVCSENTAVTFRGPSETDMDSLVGQALFADGAAAIIIGSDPVPEVEKPIFELVSTDQKLVPGSHGAIGGLLREVGLTFYLNNSVPDIISQNINEALSKAFDPLGISDYNSIFWIAHPGGRAILDQVEQKVNLKPEKMKATRDVLSNYGNMSSACVFFIMDLMRKKSLENGLKTTGEGLDWGVLFGFGPGLTIETVVLRSVAI comes from the exons ATGGTGGCTGTGAATGACATCCGCAAGGTTCAACAAAGGGCAGAAGGCCCAGCAACCGTATTGGCGATTGGTACAGCAAATCCACCAAATTGTGTTGATCAAAGTACATATGCAGATTATTATTTCAGAGTAACCAATAGCGAACACATGActgatttaaagaaaaaattcCAACGTATTT GTGAGAGGACAATGATCAAGAACAGACATATGTACTTAACAGAAGAGATATTAAAAGAGAACCCCAACATGTGCGCATACAAGGCACTATCGTTGGATGCAAGGGAAGATATGATGATCAGGGAGGTACCAAGGGTTGGAAAAGAGGCTGCAACCAAGGCCATCAAAGAATGGGGCCAACCAATGTCTAAGATCACGCATTTGATCTTCTGTACCACCAGCGGCGTTGCATTGCCTGGCGTTGATTACGAACTCATCGTACTCTTAGGACTCGACCCATGCGTCAAGAGGTACATGATGTACCACCAAGGTTGCTTCGCTGGCGGCACTGTCCTTCGCTTGGCTAAGGACTTGGCTGAAAATAACAAGGATGCCCGTGTTCTTATTGTTTGTTCCGAGAATACTGCAGTCACTTTCCGTGGTCCTAGTGAGACAGACATGGATAGTCTTGTAGGGCAAGCATTGTTTGCAGATGGAGCTGCTGCGATTATCATTGGTTCTGATCCTGTGCCAGAGGTTGAGAAGCCTATCTTTGAACTTGTTTCGACTGATCAAAAACTTGTCCCTGGCAGCCATGGAGCCATCGGTGGTCTCCTTCGTGAAGTTGGGCTTACATTCTATCTTAACAATAGTGTTCCTGATATTATTTCGCAGAACATCAACGAAGCACTCAGTAAAGCTTTTGATCCGTTGGGTATATCTGATTATAACTCAATATTTTGGATTGCACACCCTGGTGGACGTGCAATTCTGGACCAGGTTGAACAGAAGGTGAATTTGAAGCCAGAGAAGATGAAAGCTACTAGAGATGTGCTTAGTAATTACGGTAACATGTCAAGTGCATGTGTGTTCTTTATTATGGATTTGATGAGGAAGAAGTCTCTTGAAAATGGACTTAAAACTACTGGAGAAGGACTTGATTGGGGTGTGCTTTTTGGATTTGGTCCTGGTCTTACTATTGAAACTGTTGTTCTCCGCAGCGTGGCCATATGA
- the LOC112796277 gene encoding stilbene synthase 3-like, with translation MVSVSEIRNVQRAEGPATVLAIGTANPSNCVDQSTYADYYFRVTNSEYMTDLKKKFQRICERTQIKNRHMYLTEDILKENPNMCAYKAPSLDAREDMMIREVPRVGKEAATKAIKEWGQPMSKITHLIFCTTSGVALPGVDYELIVLLGLDPCVKRYMMYHQGCFAGGTVLRLAKDLAENNKDARVLIVCSENTAVTFRGPSETDMDSLVGQALFADGAAAIIIGSDPVPEVEKPLFEIVSTDQKLVPGSHGAIGGLLREVGLTFYLNKSVPDIISQNINDALSKAFDPLGISDYNSIFWIAHPGGRAILDQVEQKVNLKPEKMKATRDVLSNYGNMSSACVFFIMDLMRKKSVEEGLKTTGEGLDWGVLFGFGPGLTIETVVLRSVTI, from the exons ATGGTGTCTGTGAGTGAGATCCGCAACGTTCAAAGGGCAGAAGGCCCTGCAACTGTATTGGCAATTGGCACGGCAAATCCATCAAATTGTGTTGATCAAAGTACATATGCTGATTACTATTTTAGAGTAACCAATAGCGAGTACATGACTGATCTCAAGAAGAAATTTCAGCGCATTT GTGAAAGAACACAAATCAAGAATAGACATATGTACTTAACGGAAGATATACTGAAAGAGAATCCTAACATGTGTGCATACAAGGCACCATCATTGGATGCAAGGGAAGATATGATGATTAGGGAGGTACCAAGGGTTGGAAAAGAGGCTGCAACCAAAGCCATCAAAGAATGGGGACAGCCAATGTCTAAAATCACACATTTGATCTTCTGCACCACTAGCGGTGTTGCATTGCCTGGCGTTGATTATGAACTCATCGTACTCTTAGGACTCGACCCATGCGTCAAGAGGTACATGATGTACCACCAAGGCTGCTTCGCTGGTGGCACTGTTCTTCGTTTAGCTAAGGACTTGGCTGAAAACAACAAGGATGCTCGTGTCCTTATTGTTTGTTCTGAGAATACCGCAGTCACTTTTCGTGGTCCTAGTGAGACAGACATGGATAGTCTTGTAGGACAAGCATTGTTTGCAGATGGAGCTGCTGCGATTATCATTGGTTCTGATCCTGTGCCAGAGGTTGAGAAGCCTCTCTTTGAGATTGTTTCAACCGATCAAAAACTTGTCCCTGGCAGCCATGGAGCTATCGGTGGTCTCCTTCGTGAAGTTGGACTTACATTCTATCTTAACAAGAGTGTTCCTGATATTATTTCGCAAAATATCAACGACGCGCTCAGTAAAGCTTTTGATCCATTGGGTATATCTGATTATAACTCAATATTTTGGATTGCACACCCTGGTGGACGTGCAATTTTGGACCAAGTTGAACAGAAGGTGAACTTGAAACCAGAAAAAATGAAAGCTACTAGAGATGTGCTTAGCAACTATGGTAATATGTCAAGTGCATGTGTATTCTTCATCATGGATTTGATGAGGAAGAAGTCTGTTGAAGAAGGACTTAAAACCACTGGTGAAGGACTTGATTGGGGTGTGCTTTTTGGCTTTGGTCCTGGTCTCACCATTGAAACCGTTGTTCTTCGTAGTGTGACCATCTGA